TTCTCTTAATTTACCTCGGAAGGTAAAAACATTTATGTTTCACGTGAAACATTTAATAAATATTATTGTAGAATTTAAATCTATTGATGAAGATCACCGACCATTTTCTTTCCAAAGAAACTTTTGAACTTGTTGAAACCGAAGTACCCGGCGTCCTGAAGACCTCCCCTATTCCATCCGACTTAGGTCGCTATTATGAAAGCAAAGATTATATATCACACCATCAGGATTCGGGAAGTTTAAAAGAGAAAATTTACAAAAAACTCCAGAAGGTAAATCTCAACTTCAAAAGAAATATACTCGCAAAAGAATTGCCTAAAGACGCAAATGTATTAGACTACGGCTGCGGCGCCGGTGAATTTTTAAAATATATCGAAACCGATTTTACTACATTTGGTTACGAGCCCAGTGCTACCGCTCGTCAACTTTCAATTCAAAAGTTCACAAAAACCAAGGTTATAAACGACCTAAGCGTAATAGCCGATCAAAGTCTGGACGCAATAACATTATGGCATGTCCTCGAACATATTGATAATCAGGATGATATATTAAATTTATTTCATAATAAACTGAAGCCCAACGGATTACTGATTATCGCTGTACCAAACCATACCTCTTACGACGCAAAACGATACAAGGAATTTTGGGCAGCTTATGACGTTCCCCGACATATTTACCACTTCTCTAAAAATGGAATGGGAATTTTAATGAACAACGAAAAATGGAATTTGAAATATACCAGACCGTTACTCCTGGATTCGTTCTATATTTCGATGTTGAGCGAAAAATATAAAAAATCACCAATTTTCTGGTTGAAAGGTTTCATCTTCGGAGCTATTTCTAATTTTAAAGCGGTTAAAACCGGCGAATTCTCAAGTCTGATATACGTAATCGGAAAAGAATAGTTTTTTGATTTTTAAGGCATTTCTGACGGTCAATTTTTTACAATTTCTACTGAAATTTTAGATTTTTACGACATCAATTAATTTAATACGCGGATTCCAATATTCCCATTTACGACAAAAAAAAGAGTCTCGCTTCGAGACTCTTTTTATATCATAATATAAACTTAACTGTTTATCGCTTTTACTCCAGGAAGCTCTTTTCCTTCAAGACTTTCAAGCATCGCTCCCCCACCGGTG
This window of the Flavobacteriaceae bacterium 3519-10 genome carries:
- a CDS encoding SAM-dependent methyltransferase; amino-acid sequence: MMKITDHFLSKETFELVETEVPGVLKTSPIPSDLGRYYESKDYISHHQDSGSLKEKIYKKLQKVNLNFKRNILAKELPKDANVLDYGCGAGEFLKYIETDFTTFGYEPSATARQLSIQKFTKTKVINDLSVIADQSLDAITLWHVLEHIDNQDDILNLFHNKLKPNGLLIIAVPNHTSYDAKRYKEFWAAYDVPRHIYHFSKNGMGILMNNEKWNLKYTRPLLLDSFYISMLSEKYKKSPIFWLKGFIFGAISNFKAVKTGEFSSLIYVIGKE